In the Moraxella osloensis genome, one interval contains:
- the pta gene encoding phosphate acetyltransferase, which produces MQTILFVPTSSGIGLTSACLGFIRALDYIGLKAGFLKPFSQNITANHETDDSSSVLAKHVFNLNPPPSIDRSRLERVIGDGQLDDLMEEVVAMHQALADQYDVIVCEGLAADNDSSYAELVNLAIVNALDAKVILVSSGDIANTDSLADKLDIFARDFGGMASERTLGTILMRVKNVDNHYDEAPVAPGKAKVDLAAEELQAIKSHSPYFDSDNFRLIGVVPFSNTLSVPRTWDVARELDAKWLNEGDAKNRRVLNTLLVARTVANIEDSFTRGNLLVTAGDRDDLILATALSTMNGVPLAGLILTGGIMPNQKIINLCRPALKTGIPVMLVDTDSFDTVTKLNHISHEIPADDTTRASEVTDFVAAHLDLDWIKTTFSQGNNNRKLSPSAFRHTLVKKAQAAKKTIVLPEGNEPRTVEAAVICQTRGIAHCILLAKRSEVEEVAKNLGLTLPEGLQILDPESLIDKYVKPMVERRKGKLDELQAREQLKDTVVLGTMMLHLGEVDGLVSGAVHTTANTVRPAFQLIKTAPQYSLVSSIFFMLLPEQVVVYGDCAINPDPTAEQLAEIALQSAQSAKAFGIEPKVAMISYSTGSSGEGADVDKVRQATEIAKAKAPDLLIDGPLQYDAASVASVAKSKAPNSLVAGQANVFIFPDLNTGNTTYKAVQRSANVVSVGPMLQGLNKPVNDLSRGALVEDIVYTIALTAVQADSGEF; this is translated from the coding sequence ATGCAAACTATTTTATTTGTGCCTACCAGTAGTGGCATTGGCTTGACCTCAGCTTGTTTGGGTTTTATCCGTGCGCTCGATTATATCGGGCTAAAAGCAGGATTTCTAAAACCTTTTAGCCAAAATATCACTGCCAATCATGAGACTGATGACAGCTCAAGCGTGCTTGCAAAACATGTCTTTAACTTAAACCCGCCACCCTCCATTGACCGCAGCCGCTTAGAGCGCGTGATTGGGGATGGTCAGTTGGATGACTTGATGGAAGAAGTGGTTGCCATGCACCAAGCATTGGCTGACCAATATGACGTTATCGTCTGTGAAGGTCTGGCTGCTGACAATGATTCAAGTTATGCAGAATTGGTGAATTTAGCCATCGTCAACGCGCTAGATGCCAAAGTCATCTTGGTCAGTAGTGGCGATATTGCAAACACGGATAGCTTGGCAGATAAGCTAGATATTTTTGCCCGTGATTTTGGCGGTATGGCAAGCGAGCGCACGTTAGGCACGATTTTAATGCGCGTCAAAAACGTGGACAACCACTATGATGAAGCACCCGTCGCGCCGGGTAAAGCCAAAGTTGATTTGGCAGCTGAGGAGTTACAGGCGATTAAATCCCACTCCCCTTATTTTGACTCCGATAATTTTCGCTTGATTGGCGTGGTGCCTTTTAGTAACACCTTAAGTGTCCCCCGTACCTGGGATGTGGCTCGTGAGCTTGATGCCAAATGGCTCAATGAAGGCGACGCCAAAAACCGCCGTGTGCTTAATACTTTACTGGTTGCGCGTACCGTTGCCAATATTGAAGATTCTTTCACCCGTGGCAACTTACTGGTGACGGCAGGCGACCGTGATGATTTGATTTTGGCGACTGCACTTAGTACCATGAATGGTGTGCCGCTAGCAGGTCTTATTCTAACAGGCGGCATTATGCCAAACCAAAAAATTATCAATCTGTGTCGCCCCGCGCTAAAAACGGGGATTCCTGTGATGCTGGTTGACACTGACAGCTTTGATACTGTCACCAAACTTAACCACATCAGCCATGAAATCCCCGCAGATGACACCACTCGCGCCAGTGAAGTCACCGATTTTGTCGCCGCGCATTTGGATTTGGACTGGATCAAAACCACTTTTAGTCAAGGTAACAACAACCGCAAACTCTCGCCTTCGGCTTTTCGTCATACCTTGGTCAAAAAAGCCCAAGCCGCCAAAAAAACCATCGTATTGCCTGAGGGCAATGAGCCACGTACGGTTGAAGCGGCGGTCATCTGTCAGACTCGTGGTATTGCCCATTGTATCTTACTTGCCAAACGCAGTGAAGTCGAAGAGGTTGCCAAGAACTTGGGGCTCACCCTACCTGAAGGTCTGCAGATTCTTGACCCAGAAAGCTTGATTGACAAGTACGTCAAGCCTATGGTTGAGCGCCGTAAAGGCAAACTCGATGAACTACAAGCCCGTGAGCAGCTCAAAGACACCGTCGTACTGGGTACCATGATGCTGCACTTGGGTGAAGTCGATGGTCTGGTATCTGGCGCCGTACATACCACCGCCAATACTGTCCGCCCGGCGTTTCAGTTAATTAAAACAGCGCCGCAGTATTCACTGGTTTCGTCTATTTTCTTTATGCTACTGCCTGAGCAAGTGGTGGTGTATGGTGACTGTGCCATCAACCCAGACCCTACCGCAGAACAGTTGGCTGAAATCGCCCTACAATCTGCCCAATCTGCCAAAGCGTTTGGTATCGAACCCAAAGTTGCCATGATTAGTTACTCGACAGGGTCATCAGGTGAAGGCGCAGACGTGGATAAAGTGCGTCAAGCCACCGAAATCGCCAAAGCCAAAGCGCCTGATTTGCTCATTGATGGTCCGTTACAATATGACGCTGCCAGTGTCGCAAGCGTGGCAAAATCAAAAGCGCCAAATTCGCTGGTGGCAGGTCAAGCCAATGTGTTTATCTTCCCAGATTTGAACACTGGCAATACCACCTATAAAGCGGTGCAGCGCTCTGCCAACGTGGTGAGCGTCGGTCCTATGCTCCAAGGTCTCAACAAGCCTGTGAATGACTTGTCGCGTGGCGCCTTAGTTGAAGATATTGTCTATACCATTGCGCTCACAGCCGTTCAAGCCGATAGCGGTGAGTTTTAA
- a CDS encoding acetate/propionate family kinase — MQNPILVLNCGSSSIKYALLSNDSSERVAGLAENLGLDTARIKHTDLNGEKVEISLAGANHQWALQKILGLLAAYKPVAVGHRVVHGGREFSHAEKVNDHVLAEVKRLKVLAPLHNPAHALGIEAVEKIYPDLPQVVVFDTAFHQTMPAKAYRYAIPKDLYNEHYIRRYGFHGSSHAYVSHRADSLAPHHQANGWITVHLGNGCSLTAVYDGKSLDTSMGLTPLEGVVMGTRSGDVDPSLHIHLHRILGYSLDQIDTILNKQSGLLGISGISSDMRTVEQAANEGNEDAKLAIEIFCYKAARYIASLSCALPTFTGLVFTGGIGENSASIRQKILQNLPHFGIKANLDKNAELSRGAEGSFHQADSLLQLWVIPTDEEYQIAKETKEVLGL; from the coding sequence ATGCAAAATCCGATCTTAGTACTTAATTGTGGGTCTTCGTCAATCAAATACGCGTTATTAAGCAATGACAGCAGCGAGCGCGTTGCCGGTCTTGCGGAAAACTTGGGCTTAGATACGGCACGTATCAAACACACCGACCTCAATGGGGAAAAAGTCGAAATCTCTTTGGCAGGCGCCAATCACCAGTGGGCGCTGCAAAAAATATTAGGTTTATTAGCCGCTTACAAACCCGTTGCCGTGGGTCACCGTGTGGTGCATGGGGGACGCGAGTTTTCTCATGCCGAAAAAGTCAACGACCATGTCTTGGCGGAAGTCAAACGGCTAAAAGTATTGGCGCCCCTGCACAACCCTGCCCATGCCTTAGGTATTGAGGCGGTGGAAAAAATCTACCCAGATTTGCCGCAAGTGGTCGTGTTTGATACCGCCTTTCACCAAACCATGCCCGCCAAAGCCTACCGCTATGCCATTCCAAAAGATTTGTACAATGAGCATTATATCCGTCGCTATGGTTTTCATGGTAGCTCGCACGCCTATGTTAGCCACCGCGCTGATAGCCTAGCCCCTCATCACCAAGCCAATGGTTGGATTACGGTGCATTTAGGTAATGGTTGCTCGTTAACCGCCGTGTATGATGGCAAAAGCTTGGACACCAGCATGGGTCTGACCCCGCTAGAAGGCGTGGTCATGGGTACACGCAGTGGTGATGTTGACCCAAGTTTGCATATTCATTTACACCGTATTTTGGGCTATAGCCTTGACCAAATTGATACCATTTTAAATAAACAAAGTGGGTTGTTGGGCATTTCAGGTATCTCAAGCGACATGCGCACGGTGGAGCAAGCCGCCAATGAAGGCAACGAGGATGCCAAACTTGCCATCGAAATTTTCTGTTATAAAGCAGCCCGTTATATCGCCTCACTCAGCTGTGCATTACCGACCTTCACTGGCTTGGTATTTACCGGCGGTATCGGTGAAAACAGCGCCTCAATTCGCCAAAAAATCTTACAAAACTTGCCGCATTTTGGCATCAAAGCGAACCTTGACAAAAATGCCGAACTCTCGCGCGGCGCCGAAGGTAGCTTCCACCAAGCCGACAGCCTACTGCAATTGTGGGTGATCCCGACCGATGAAGAATACCAAATCGCCAAAGAAACCAAAGAAGTCTTAGGTTTATAA
- the nadD gene encoding nicotinate (nicotinamide) nucleotide adenylyltransferase — protein MTMPRGIRVWLGGSFDPVHLAHLQMIAHVYHELMRAFPNVDIIAKLLPTAGSPLKTKPTSNQQRLQMLSLAIHDVPFLSIDETELQCQPPVYSFHTLSEFKQRYPNDLLIFILGQDSVEQLDKWYRGFELLSLTNLWVLPRPALGSRSLSPNLSPTLNHNLNHALDKNLNQNALANTDKTPRLTIDNRLVPFIIHSPKDLINQTTNHIYIDKFVVPDIASRDIRAWLYSTEARQRQQARLSLPKEVYRYIVEHQLYAPPV, from the coding sequence ATGACAATGCCTCGCGGTATTCGTGTTTGGTTGGGTGGCTCATTTGATCCGGTACATTTGGCGCATTTACAGATGATTGCGCATGTGTACCATGAGCTCATGCGCGCCTTCCCCAACGTTGATATCATCGCCAAATTATTGCCTACCGCAGGTTCGCCCTTAAAAACCAAACCAACTTCCAACCAGCAGCGCCTTCAAATGCTTTCGCTTGCGATTCACGATGTGCCTTTTTTGTCGATTGATGAGACTGAGCTACAGTGTCAGCCGCCTGTGTATAGCTTTCATACCTTGAGTGAGTTTAAACAGCGTTACCCCAATGACCTACTAATTTTTATCCTCGGACAAGACAGTGTTGAACAACTTGATAAATGGTATCGCGGCTTTGAGCTGCTTTCACTGACCAATCTATGGGTGCTACCCCGTCCTGCATTGGGCAGCCGCAGCCTTAGCCCCAATTTAAGCCCCACTTTAAACCACAATTTAAACCACGCTTTAGACAAAAATTTGAACCAAAATGCTTTAGCCAATACAGATAAGACCCCGAGACTCACTATTGATAATCGGTTAGTGCCTTTTATCATTCATTCGCCAAAAGACTTGATAAATCAAACCACCAACCATATTTATATTGATAAGTTTGTCGTGCCTGATATCGCAAGTCGTGATATCAGGGCTTGGCTATACAGCACAGAAGCTCGGCAACGACAGCAAGCGCGGCTAAGTTTACCGAAGGAAGTTTATCGGTATATTGTTGAGCATCAGTTATATGCCCCACCCGTTTAG
- a CDS encoding NYN domain-containing protein: MAHSQNYSTSVDARLAVLIDADNASVNHLDALLSEIATLGISSVRRAYGDWTRPQLNSWKNVLLSYSIQPIQQFSYTTGKNATDASLIIDAMDLLYTERFDGFCLVSSDSDFTRLAQRIREQGLLVYGFGRSNTPKPFVQACDRFTYLEFFEENQPPSTVDFYDSADMLFSTKGNQMKPVDVAITLVKLAISSMADDQGWANIAPVKNYLLKVEPDFDARLFNFNKFSDFLRAYPRYFELQERYPNDNQHKVIFVRNVPTDEPPNQP, encoded by the coding sequence ATGGCACATTCGCAGAACTATTCAACGAGCGTTGACGCCCGACTTGCCGTATTGATTGATGCTGATAATGCGTCAGTCAATCATCTTGATGCGCTGTTGTCTGAAATTGCCACGCTCGGGATTAGTAGCGTTCGACGCGCGTATGGTGATTGGACGCGCCCACAATTAAATAGCTGGAAAAACGTGTTACTGAGCTATTCGATTCAGCCGATTCAGCAATTTAGCTACACCACGGGTAAAAATGCTACCGATGCAAGCTTAATCATTGATGCGATGGATTTATTGTATACCGAGCGTTTTGATGGGTTTTGTTTGGTATCATCTGACAGCGATTTTACCCGACTTGCCCAGCGTATTCGCGAGCAAGGGTTATTGGTGTATGGTTTTGGTCGTAGCAACACACCCAAGCCTTTTGTGCAAGCCTGTGACCGTTTTACTTATCTTGAGTTTTTTGAGGAAAACCAACCCCCTTCGACGGTAGATTTTTATGATTCTGCTGATATGCTGTTCTCCACCAAAGGCAATCAGATGAAGCCTGTGGATGTCGCCATCACTTTGGTCAAGCTTGCTATCTCAAGCATGGCGGATGACCAAGGCTGGGCAAATATCGCACCTGTCAAAAACTATCTGCTCAAAGTCGAGCCCGATTTTGATGCGCGCTTGTTTAACTTTAATAAATTCAGTGATTTTCTACGTGCCTATCCGCGCTACTTTGAGTTACAAGAGCGCTACCCCAACGACAATCAGCATAAAGTGATTTTTGTGCGCAATGTACCAACCGATGAACCACCAAACCAACCGTAA
- the lptM gene encoding LPS translocon maturation chaperone LptM: MQISKLSSTMTVLTVLTVMLATHVLTGCGQKGALYLPSSHSQQVVDATAKPTSTTANAADTKVDINTQDPNVMIDNNATPTSQSAPHSATTPSVPSVGGENDY, encoded by the coding sequence ATGCAAATTTCAAAACTATCCTCAACAATGACCGTGCTGACCGTGCTGACGGTGATGTTGGCAACCCATGTGCTGACAGGATGTGGGCAAAAAGGGGCATTGTACCTACCGAGCAGCCATAGCCAACAAGTAGTTGATGCGACCGCCAAACCGACCAGCACTACTGCCAATGCCGCTGATACCAAAGTCGATATCAACACCCAGGACCCCAACGTCATGATCGACAATAATGCAACCCCAACATCGCAATCAGCGCCTCACTCAGCGACTACGCCATCGGTGCCATCAGTTGGAGGTGAAAATGATTACTAA
- a CDS encoding FTR1 family iron permease, protein MINITQKTLLSFGLASSLLMTSQGLQAQQPTPATAQIATQASQSASKKLNLSPIFINLSDAMAAIKANDTLKAKDTLAQIQTAFDAIDATAKNSTLGQQTSQAIEQAISNPTEANLSAVSNALYAFEKEQNPVDYSGKRKEFAKKMVPAYDNLNQVIQRAAPTDVEALRAAYNQFNAVWLGNERVVRNTSMGHYGKIETSMALMRVAIETQPINIAQIKTQSAALKDAIDSYNKGDVAAVQTTQAVTLADSIQLLRDGLQAFKTNDAATGQAKLGEFISIWPTVEGDVSTRNPSLYNRVESQIPLAMAKGQDPKQQQTLQSIINELAAINPTAQYTAVDSMLILLREGLEALLIVISLLSALTAAKQVKAKKWVYAGVAFGLLASIAGAMALQLLFPAVTSAANREMFEGVVGIVAVIMMIGIGAWLHSKSSVQSWNAYIKRHMGQAMTAGSFVSLFGLSFLSVFREGAETILFYVGILPNISMSNFLTGIGLALVALAAVAWVMLKTSVKLPIPQLFKVLTWVIYLLGFKILGVSLHALQLTGYLPMTAMSRLPAIEWLGFYPTLQTFLAQIGYVIIIIAINLWMKNHQRQQTAALA, encoded by the coding sequence ATGATAAACATCACCCAAAAAACCTTGCTAAGTTTTGGTCTAGCAAGTTCGCTGCTCATGACCAGTCAAGGCTTACAAGCGCAGCAACCAACGCCTGCAACTGCACAGATAGCGACGCAAGCCAGCCAATCAGCCAGCAAAAAGCTGAATTTAAGCCCTATTTTTATCAACCTATCAGACGCGATGGCGGCGATTAAAGCCAATGATACCCTGAAAGCCAAGGACACCCTCGCGCAAATTCAAACAGCCTTTGATGCCATCGATGCAACGGCAAAAAATTCCACGCTTGGGCAACAGACAAGCCAAGCGATTGAACAAGCCATCAGCAACCCCACAGAAGCCAATTTATCAGCCGTGTCAAATGCGTTATATGCTTTTGAAAAAGAACAAAACCCGGTAGATTACAGCGGTAAGCGAAAAGAGTTTGCCAAAAAAATGGTACCTGCGTATGACAATCTTAATCAAGTCATACAACGGGCAGCACCGACAGATGTCGAAGCGTTACGGGCGGCTTACAACCAGTTTAATGCAGTTTGGCTAGGTAATGAGCGGGTCGTACGCAATACCAGTATGGGGCACTACGGCAAAATAGAAACATCCATGGCGCTGATGCGAGTGGCGATTGAAACCCAACCCATCAATATCGCGCAAATCAAAACCCAATCTGCTGCGCTAAAAGATGCCATCGACAGTTATAACAAAGGTGACGTAGCCGCTGTACAAACCACACAAGCTGTCACCTTGGCAGATAGTATCCAGTTACTGCGCGATGGTTTACAGGCGTTTAAAACAAACGACGCAGCGACTGGTCAAGCCAAGTTAGGCGAGTTTATTAGTATTTGGCCAACGGTCGAAGGCGATGTTAGCACGCGCAACCCCAGTTTATATAATCGGGTGGAAAGTCAAATCCCGCTAGCCATGGCGAAGGGGCAAGACCCTAAACAGCAGCAAACACTGCAATCGATTATTAATGAATTGGCAGCAATCAATCCAACAGCCCAATATACCGCGGTTGACTCGATGCTGATTTTGCTTCGAGAAGGGTTGGAAGCCTTATTGATTGTCATCTCGCTGTTATCAGCTTTAACCGCTGCCAAACAAGTCAAAGCCAAAAAATGGGTGTATGCTGGTGTCGCTTTTGGGTTACTTGCCAGTATCGCAGGCGCGATGGCATTACAGCTATTATTCCCTGCGGTGACTTCTGCCGCCAATCGTGAGATGTTTGAAGGGGTCGTCGGTATCGTTGCGGTGATTATGATGATCGGCATCGGGGCATGGCTGCATAGCAAATCATCCGTCCAATCATGGAACGCTTATATCAAGCGTCATATGGGACAAGCCATGACGGCAGGCAGCTTTGTGTCGTTATTTGGGTTGAGCTTTTTATCCGTGTTTCGAGAAGGCGCAGAGACCATATTGTTTTATGTCGGTATATTACCCAATATCAGCATGAGTAATTTTTTAACTGGGATTGGTTTGGCGCTTGTAGCACTGGCAGCAGTGGCTTGGGTGATGCTAAAAACCTCAGTCAAATTACCGATTCCACAGTTGTTTAAAGTCTTAACTTGGGTGATTTACCTACTGGGCTTTAAGATTTTAGGTGTCAGTTTGCACGCGCTGCAATTGACAGGGTATCTACCGATGACCGCCATGAGCCGCTTGCCAGCGATTGAATGGCTAGGATTTTACCCGACACTACAGACATTTTTGGCACAAATCGGCTATGTTATTATTATAATCGCCATCAATCTTTGGATGAAAAACCATCAACGTCAGCAAACGGCTGCGTTAGCATAA
- the efeB gene encoding iron uptake transporter deferrochelatase/peroxidase subunit: protein MKHSKLDKQAQETGVGLKTSNRRSFLRQFGALSVAGAGLAVSACQQKPSENLPNLQALDGNQSKDSDKNENPKHAGSDANTTKNCFADVKYDFYGEHQAGITTPSQRNIYFLVMDLHTDKLDDVKQMFKDWTTYAANLTQGKNIKPYEKNPFVPPTDTGEADSMGAYGLTLTFGISPSFLKKMGLTHKQPKEFQDLPKFPRDQLRENLTGGDICIQACAEDAQVAFHAVRQLVRQARSNITMRWSQSGFVGFDTGNQTPRNLFAFKDGTANQSTIKAADKNLWADAPDWMKGGTYLVTRVIQMHLETWDRTSLKGQEETFGRHRDIGAAIGQKGEFDTFDVHAKDAQGKAVIPEISHMGLAKRTGVEMLRRSYSYSSGINPATGQFDSGLLFISFQKSPEQFIIIQNALGRLDKMNEYTTHIGSGLFACFGGIPQGGYIGQALFEA from the coding sequence ATGAAACATAGTAAATTAGATAAGCAAGCGCAAGAAACAGGGGTGGGATTAAAAACGTCAAATCGTCGCAGTTTTTTACGCCAATTTGGTGCGCTCAGTGTCGCAGGCGCAGGTTTAGCTGTATCAGCCTGTCAGCAAAAACCAAGCGAAAATTTACCTAACTTGCAAGCTTTGGATGGTAATCAGTCCAAAGATAGCGATAAAAACGAAAATCCTAAACATGCCGGTAGTGATGCCAATACCACCAAAAATTGTTTTGCTGATGTCAAATATGATTTTTATGGCGAACACCAAGCAGGCATTACCACGCCGTCACAGCGTAATATTTATTTTTTGGTGATGGATTTACATACCGACAAGCTCGACGATGTCAAACAGATGTTCAAAGACTGGACAACCTATGCGGCTAATTTGACGCAAGGTAAAAACATCAAACCCTACGAAAAAAACCCGTTTGTGCCCCCGACCGACACAGGCGAAGCAGACAGCATGGGCGCGTACGGATTGACGTTGACCTTTGGTATTAGCCCAAGTTTTCTAAAAAAAATGGGACTTACTCATAAGCAGCCCAAAGAATTCCAAGACTTGCCTAAGTTCCCGCGCGATCAATTACGAGAAAATTTGACCGGGGGTGATATCTGTATTCAAGCCTGCGCTGAAGATGCCCAAGTAGCGTTCCACGCAGTACGGCAACTGGTTCGCCAAGCACGTTCTAATATTACCATGCGTTGGAGTCAGTCAGGTTTTGTTGGGTTTGATACCGGCAACCAAACGCCCCGTAATTTATTCGCCTTTAAAGACGGCACCGCCAACCAAAGCACCATCAAAGCTGCGGACAAAAACTTATGGGCAGATGCGCCTGATTGGATGAAAGGCGGCACTTATTTGGTCACCCGTGTCATTCAAATGCATCTTGAAACTTGGGATCGCACCTCACTTAAAGGTCAAGAAGAAACCTTTGGTCGACATCGTGATATCGGTGCGGCGATTGGACAAAAAGGCGAATTTGACACCTTTGATGTGCATGCCAAAGACGCGCAGGGTAAAGCAGTGATACCTGAAATTTCCCACATGGGACTGGCAAAACGCACAGGCGTGGAGATGCTACGCCGTTCGTATTCTTACAGTAGCGGCATTAACCCAGCCACGGGGCAGTTTGATTCGGGGCTGCTGTTTATTTCATTTCAAAAATCGCCCGAGCAATTTATCATCATCCAAAATGCCCTAGGTCGCCTTGATAAAATGAATGAATACACCACCCACATTGGCAGTGGGCTATTTGCTTGCTTCGGTGGTATCCCGCAAGGTGGCTATATTGGACAAGCATTATTTGAAGCTTAA
- the rsfS gene encoding ribosome silencing factor — protein MTDTQFASLVNQHPAHQQLTICLDIVQDALDDLKAKNITVLDVADMTEVMERIVIAEGTSTRHLKAVADHVAMKAKQAGFNPIGVEGQGTSDWTLIDLGAVVVHVMMPQARTFYDLEGLWQGQSQSIAARADRKNGVV, from the coding sequence ATGACCGATACCCAATTTGCTAGTTTAGTCAATCAACACCCTGCCCACCAACAGTTAACCATCTGCCTTGACATCGTTCAAGATGCCTTGGATGATTTAAAAGCCAAAAACATTACCGTACTCGATGTTGCTGATATGACTGAAGTCATGGAGCGTATCGTGATTGCCGAAGGGACATCTACCCGTCACCTTAAAGCGGTTGCCGACCATGTCGCGATGAAAGCGAAGCAAGCAGGATTTAATCCGATTGGTGTGGAAGGTCAAGGCACCAGTGATTGGACCTTGATTGATTTGGGCGCTGTGGTGGTGCATGTGATGATGCCACAAGCCCGCACGTTTTATGACCTAGAAGGCTTATGGCAAGGTCAATCGCAGTCAATCGCAGCGCGAGCGGATAGAAAAAACGGCGTAGTGTAG
- the lysA gene encoding diaminopimelate decarboxylase, translating to MITNDAAASLAINPTEHVKSSNCLSYDNNALMMDGVSLADIAKNFGTPTYVYSQQAILAAYKAYDDSFAEIDHQICYAVKANSNLAVLNALAKAGAGFDIVTGGELARVLAAGGDPKKIVFSGLGKTAEDIRSALEVGIACFNVESEAELYRINAVAGKLQQQAPISLRVNPNVDAQTHPYISTGLKENKFGITHEDTPRIYQIAHDLPHLKVVGIDCHIGSQLTQVQPFMDALDKVIEMIHALAKQGIALEHIDLGGGLGVQYIDEDVASIEEFAQLLLPKLKTLGLTLYLEPGRSIVANAGVLLTRVDILKPTEHKNFAIVDAAMNDLIRPALYQSEMAVIPTQLNSPVEPKVWDMVGAICETGDFLAKNRVLALADNDILAITGAGAYGFVMSSNYNSRPRACEILVKDGHAHVIRERETVESLWQNEKLVD from the coding sequence ATGATTACTAATGATGCAGCCGCAAGTTTAGCGATCAACCCGACCGAACACGTCAAGTCAAGCAACTGTCTGAGTTATGATAACAATGCCTTGATGATGGATGGCGTCAGTCTTGCAGATATCGCAAAGAACTTCGGTACACCGACCTATGTGTATAGTCAGCAGGCGATTTTGGCAGCCTATAAAGCTTATGATGATAGTTTTGCTGAGATTGACCATCAGATTTGCTATGCGGTAAAAGCCAATAGTAACCTTGCTGTATTAAACGCACTTGCCAAAGCAGGGGCAGGGTTTGATATCGTCACAGGGGGCGAGCTTGCGCGGGTTTTGGCTGCAGGCGGTGATCCCAAAAAAATCGTATTTTCAGGACTTGGCAAAACCGCCGAAGATATCCGCAGTGCACTTGAAGTAGGGATTGCTTGCTTTAATGTCGAGTCAGAAGCTGAGCTGTACCGTATCAATGCAGTGGCAGGCAAACTACAGCAGCAAGCGCCAATTTCGCTACGCGTCAACCCCAATGTCGACGCGCAGACCCATCCGTATATCTCCACAGGGCTCAAAGAAAATAAATTCGGCATCACCCATGAAGATACGCCCCGTATCTACCAAATTGCCCATGACCTACCGCACCTAAAAGTCGTCGGTATTGATTGCCATATTGGCTCGCAGTTGACCCAAGTTCAGCCTTTTATGGATGCATTGGATAAAGTCATTGAGATGATTCACGCACTTGCCAAGCAAGGTATTGCGCTTGAGCATATTGATTTGGGTGGTGGCTTGGGTGTGCAGTATATTGACGAAGACGTTGCAAGTATTGAAGAATTTGCGCAGTTACTGTTACCAAAACTGAAAACTTTAGGCTTAACACTGTATCTAGAGCCAGGCCGTAGTATCGTTGCCAATGCAGGCGTATTATTGACCCGCGTGGATATTTTAAAACCTACCGAACACAAAAATTTTGCCATTGTCGATGCCGCGATGAATGATTTAATTCGTCCGGCACTTTATCAATCAGAGATGGCGGTCATCCCCACACAGTTGAACTCACCGGTTGAACCCAAAGTATGGGATATGGTCGGGGCGATTTGTGAGACGGGCGATTTTTTGGCAAAAAACCGTGTGTTGGCATTGGCTGACAATGATATCCTAGCCATCACAGGCGCAGGGGCGTATGGGTTTGTAATGTCGAGCAATTACAATAGCCGCCCTCGTGCTTGTGAAATCTTGGTCAAAGATGGTCACGCTCATGTGATTCGCGAGCGTGAAACGGTTGAGAGCCTTTGGCAAAACGAAAAATTGGTAGATTAA